A DNA window from Fimbriimonadia bacterium contains the following coding sequences:
- a CDS encoding 4Fe-4S dicluster domain-containing protein: protein MPEMAEIEAELARDSTVEDHERRAILGLLTKWLGGALVGATLIRGADAQQTSQPTPKKRRYGMVIDTRRCVGCRACVIACKAENKTPPGVYYAVVVDQVVGPSIDDKPLFMTKPCFHCEHPPCTDVCPVSATFKREQDGIVVVDYDRCIGCRYCMTACPYSARWFDFDENYPAVEQDTPYRSVPSPEYRQYRKRRQGQSPVGNVRKCTFCLHLQDEHGRYDKASGRWPACAKTCTGHAIHFGDLSDPSDEVYRLLRERTAIRLKEELGTEPSVYYLI, encoded by the coding sequence ATGCCCGAAATGGCCGAGATCGAAGCAGAGCTTGCGCGTGACTCGACGGTGGAGGACCATGAGCGACGAGCCATCCTGGGGCTGCTGACCAAGTGGCTGGGCGGAGCGCTTGTCGGCGCGACCCTGATTCGGGGGGCCGACGCACAGCAGACTTCGCAGCCCACCCCAAAGAAGCGCAGGTATGGCATGGTAATAGACACTCGTAGGTGTGTCGGATGCCGGGCATGCGTGATCGCGTGCAAAGCGGAGAATAAGACTCCTCCGGGGGTCTACTACGCGGTGGTCGTGGATCAGGTTGTGGGGCCGAGCATCGACGACAAGCCGCTGTTCATGACCAAGCCCTGTTTCCACTGCGAACACCCGCCTTGTACCGACGTGTGCCCAGTCTCCGCCACATTCAAGCGCGAGCAGGACGGTATCGTCGTGGTGGATTACGATCGCTGCATCGGATGTCGTTACTGCATGACGGCGTGCCCTTACTCCGCACGCTGGTTCGATTTCGACGAGAACTACCCGGCAGTGGAGCAAGACACTCCGTATCGGAGTGTTCCCTCGCCCGAGTATCGGCAGTATCGAAAACGACGCCAGGGCCAGTCCCCGGTCGGCAACGTAAGGAAGTGCACGTTCTGCCTGCACCTACAGGACGAGCATGGGAGGTACGACAAAGCCTCAGGCCGCTGGCCCGCTTGTGCGAAAACATGTACGGGGCATGCAATCCACTTTGGTGACCTGTCCGACCCTTCAGACGAAGTGTACAGGCTCCTGCGCGAGAGAACGGCCATCCGCCTCAAGGAGGAGCTCGGTACGGAGCCGAGTGTCTACTACCTTATCTGA
- the nrfD gene encoding polysulfide reductase NrfD translates to MVQALAGSYDPSKAMKRLFWAAGIVLFLVGLIGFFDRFVYGHLHAHYGSIVTWGLWVAAYIYFIGLSAGSFLISSLVYVFGVKQFEQTGRLALFTALVTLVLALLSIVLDLGHMGRAWHVMAYPNFKSPMAWMIWLYGAYMLLLAAEIWFVVRRDMVRLSGGKGLRAKFYHLLTFFCKATTPESETRDRRVVRVLATIGVPLAIMFHGGVGALFGVVAARPHWHSGLFPILFVLSALVSGGALLTMVAAVFQDGWRRNSQTVVALGQLVLGLLLLDVIFQVSEFLVAFRGGIPGHVAGLQLVISGPYWWVFWAWQVGVGTLAPILLLVLPTKRNPAWVSLAALLIAAGLFGMRLNIVIPGLAVEEIKGLSQAVASLRTTPHYFPSLQEFLVTIGIGGLGLLLFGLGELLLPRSSDDLEGKYVRL, encoded by the coding sequence ATGGTACAAGCATTAGCAGGATCGTACGACCCGTCCAAGGCGATGAAGCGTCTCTTTTGGGCCGCGGGTATAGTGCTATTCCTGGTGGGCCTGATTGGCTTTTTCGACCGATTTGTCTACGGACACCTACACGCGCACTATGGCAGTATCGTTACGTGGGGACTGTGGGTGGCGGCGTACATCTACTTCATCGGTCTCTCGGCAGGATCGTTCCTCATCTCCTCGTTAGTGTATGTTTTCGGAGTCAAGCAGTTCGAGCAGACTGGTCGCCTTGCGCTGTTCACTGCACTGGTCACGCTGGTGTTGGCATTGCTCTCCATCGTGTTGGACCTCGGACACATGGGCCGTGCATGGCATGTGATGGCCTACCCCAACTTCAAGTCTCCGATGGCTTGGATGATCTGGCTCTACGGGGCGTATATGTTGCTCCTGGCAGCCGAGATATGGTTCGTGGTTCGGCGAGACATGGTGAGACTGTCGGGCGGCAAGGGGCTACGAGCAAAGTTCTACCATCTGCTGACGTTCTTTTGCAAGGCAACTACTCCTGAAAGCGAGACCCGCGACCGCCGTGTCGTTCGAGTGTTGGCGACGATCGGCGTGCCTTTGGCAATCATGTTCCACGGCGGGGTTGGAGCATTGTTCGGGGTAGTGGCCGCACGTCCACACTGGCACAGTGGTCTCTTTCCCATTCTGTTCGTACTGTCGGCGCTGGTAAGCGGGGGTGCGCTGCTGACGATGGTGGCAGCGGTGTTCCAGGATGGCTGGCGGCGCAACAGTCAGACCGTGGTTGCGTTGGGACAGCTCGTACTAGGGCTGTTACTGTTGGACGTGATCTTCCAGGTTTCCGAGTTCCTCGTGGCATTTCGCGGGGGAATACCTGGGCACGTGGCGGGGCTTCAGCTCGTCATCAGTGGCCCTTACTGGTGGGTGTTCTGGGCTTGGCAGGTAGGAGTCGGCACGCTCGCCCCCATTTTATTGTTGGTGCTACCTACCAAACGCAATCCTGCATGGGTATCGCTGGCCGCGCTGCTGATTGCAGCGGGCCTCTTCGGAATGCGCCTGAATATCGTGATCCCGGGCCTCGCAGTCGAAGAGATCAAGGGGCTCTCGCAAGCGGTCGCCTCACTACGCACGACACCGCACTACTTCCCGAGCCTGCAGGAGTTCCTGGTGACCATCGGCATCGGGGGGCTCGGACTGCTGCTCTTCGGCCTAGGGGAACTGCTCTTGCCACGCTCGAGTGACGACTTGGAGGGCAAGTATGTACGTCTTTGA
- a CDS encoding molybdopterin-dependent oxidoreductase — protein sequence MYVFDEKIGRRRFVKTLVAGAAAGSLAGCASFGSRPRDLPYDEEGLREWGREAGEWIPSCCNMCGGQSGILCHVVNGVLEKIEPNHWNPNNYTNISSDFFDGYTEEFGCAEGGAICPKGNAGIMALYDPDRLRTPLKRTNPKKGRDEDPRWQEISWTQAVHEIADKLGALRDAGEAHKLLWWSEDHSFTHIQDDFCKLFGSPNYSMHSNLCDVARKASFKMVVGHDRPLADFIQSKFILLFGWNPTSAIKWVYLPRIITRAIERGARMVVVDPYLSDTAAKAQEWVPIRPGTDGALALALGHVIVRDHLYDEGFVTNWTVGFPEYRDFVRDKTPQWAEKITSVPAATIERIAHQLATIKPAVVDAWSGPGHHSNGVQSGRAIAMLGALIGGYDRPGTLLIPDKRGEKHVEVEPDEIAERSLEQPRFDGLEDFPFGHKSGVYGRCFERLLTGQGPYTPKMGICIFQNLVMSGPGSSKVEEALKKLETLVVVDTMMSETAWLADYAIPGTVYLERYDLNSHWVSWPALGLRQPVVKAAKRLAEPYPYQGGIYGQMAEYEFVAALGRRLGLRDHGGKEFFFIGPLRGAPIEDLTEWYEDYLSNELTRGAPGITLEELKRLPGAVWVDRSGTRYEKYAEALSPEEVRSAVFEGGRQNDGTAIFDKPKDQHGKRIGTVIGGRPLRGFATPSGKVEFANPAMADRKDATGKPLDPLPVYLPRNWQPDSEYPLYLINWKEASHTHTRTQNNAWLLDIKPSNSLVIHPDTAARHGIRDGDEIWVESKFGKTRAVAKVTKRIHPEVVGAQHGFGHWRSGSRAMGRGTSFGDLNTIAYDPISGQGLHKEVCVKIYRI from the coding sequence ATGTACGTCTTTGATGAGAAGATCGGGAGACGGAGGTTCGTCAAGACGCTCGTTGCGGGCGCAGCCGCGGGCTCGCTGGCGGGTTGTGCATCGTTCGGATCGCGACCGCGCGACCTCCCTTACGACGAGGAAGGACTTCGGGAGTGGGGTCGCGAGGCCGGCGAGTGGATTCCGTCTTGCTGCAACATGTGCGGCGGGCAATCCGGCATCCTGTGTCACGTCGTTAACGGCGTGCTAGAGAAGATCGAACCGAATCACTGGAACCCGAACAACTACACGAACATCTCTTCGGACTTCTTCGATGGCTACACGGAAGAATTCGGTTGCGCCGAGGGCGGAGCCATTTGTCCAAAGGGCAACGCCGGCATCATGGCTCTGTACGATCCCGACCGTCTCCGTACTCCACTCAAGCGTACCAATCCAAAGAAGGGACGCGACGAGGACCCTCGGTGGCAGGAGATAAGTTGGACGCAGGCCGTCCACGAGATCGCGGACAAGTTAGGTGCTCTCCGCGACGCCGGAGAGGCACACAAACTGCTTTGGTGGAGCGAGGACCACAGCTTCACACACATTCAGGACGATTTCTGCAAACTCTTCGGGTCGCCCAACTACTCGATGCACTCGAACCTATGCGATGTGGCACGGAAGGCCAGTTTTAAGATGGTCGTCGGGCACGACAGACCACTTGCAGACTTCATCCAATCGAAGTTCATCTTGCTCTTCGGATGGAACCCTACGAGTGCCATCAAGTGGGTATATCTCCCCAGGATCATCACACGTGCGATCGAGAGAGGTGCGCGGATGGTAGTGGTAGATCCGTACCTCTCCGATACTGCGGCAAAGGCGCAAGAGTGGGTACCGATTCGCCCTGGTACCGACGGCGCGCTGGCTCTCGCGTTGGGGCACGTAATCGTGCGTGACCACCTGTATGATGAGGGATTCGTCACTAACTGGACAGTGGGCTTCCCAGAATACCGGGATTTCGTTCGCGACAAGACACCGCAGTGGGCGGAGAAGATCACATCCGTGCCGGCTGCTACGATCGAGCGCATTGCGCATCAACTGGCCACGATAAAGCCGGCGGTGGTGGATGCATGGAGCGGCCCTGGACATCATTCGAACGGGGTACAGTCGGGCAGGGCAATCGCCATGCTGGGGGCCCTGATCGGCGGCTACGATCGGCCCGGAACCTTGTTGATCCCGGATAAGCGCGGGGAGAAGCACGTCGAGGTAGAGCCGGACGAGATCGCGGAACGCTCCCTGGAGCAGCCTCGCTTCGATGGATTGGAAGACTTTCCGTTCGGACACAAATCCGGTGTTTATGGCCGATGTTTCGAACGACTCCTTACCGGGCAGGGGCCGTACACGCCGAAGATGGGAATTTGCATATTCCAGAATCTCGTTATGAGCGGCCCTGGCAGTTCGAAGGTCGAGGAGGCGCTCAAGAAGCTCGAGACACTGGTAGTAGTGGACACCATGATGAGCGAGACCGCTTGGCTCGCAGACTACGCTATTCCCGGTACCGTGTATCTCGAGCGCTACGACCTCAATTCACACTGGGTGTCATGGCCTGCTCTCGGTCTCAGACAGCCCGTCGTGAAAGCTGCGAAGAGGCTTGCCGAGCCCTATCCCTACCAGGGCGGTATCTACGGCCAGATGGCAGAGTACGAGTTCGTGGCTGCCCTAGGGCGCCGGCTAGGTCTGAGAGACCATGGCGGCAAAGAGTTCTTTTTCATCGGACCGCTCCGAGGCGCACCAATCGAGGACCTGACGGAGTGGTATGAGGACTACCTCAGTAACGAGCTTACACGCGGCGCCCCAGGTATTACCCTAGAGGAGCTGAAACGCCTACCAGGTGCAGTGTGGGTGGACAGAAGTGGTACGCGATACGAGAAATATGCCGAGGCGCTGTCGCCCGAGGAAGTCCGCAGTGCCGTTTTCGAGGGAGGTAGACAGAACGATGGAACTGCTATCTTCGACAAGCCCAAGGATCAACACGGGAAGCGCATCGGCACGGTGATCGGTGGGCGGCCCCTCAGAGGATTCGCCACTCCCAGCGGAAAAGTCGAGTTCGCTAACCCCGCGATGGCCGACCGCAAGGATGCCACAGGCAAGCCCCTGGACCCGCTCCCCGTGTATCTGCCACGCAACTGGCAGCCGGACTCCGAGTACCCGCTCTACCTTATCAATTGGAAAGAGGCGAGCCATACACACACGCGAACTCAGAACAACGCCTGGTTGCTGGACATCAAGCCCAGTAACTCCCTGGTGATTCACCCTGATACGGCGGCGCGACACGGGATTCGGGACGGTGATGAAATTTGGGTGGAGTCGAAGTTCGGCAAAACTCGCGCGGTCGCCAAGGTCACGAAGCGGATCCATCCCGAGGTCGTCGGCGCGCAGCACGGCTTCGGACACTGGAGGTCCGGCAGTAGGGCGATGGGCCGTGGGACTTCGTTCGGAGATCTGAACACGATTGCCTACGACCCCATCAGCGGGCAGGGGTTGCACAAGGAAGTCTGCGTAAAGATCTACCGCATCTGA
- a CDS encoding LCP family protein, translating into MDSSPTWKVLLKWCSWALLCGVSLGAGMTLGGSPLLTAAIMNLAGGTSPERVFAKDTITILALGVDANYGKRGFVTFDHTRSDTMMVARLDLRQKRAFLISIPRDTYVEIPGRRGRSKINAANAYGGPALAKATVENMLGVEIDYVVTLNYQGFKRLVDEVGGVWVDVEKNMKYTDRAGGLYINLKKGPQVLNGEQAMGYVRFRHTDSDFMRGKRQQNFLLALQRRIAEQPPVAIPRIAETVRRSVTGLDANQLASLMLWGRSLNPSTDVKSVILPTRFISSDDFAPDYEAISRMLDAVDWPRRGETASTGFTPPGS; encoded by the coding sequence ATGGATAGCTCGCCGACTTGGAAGGTCCTACTGAAGTGGTGCTCGTGGGCGCTCCTGTGCGGAGTGTCACTCGGCGCGGGCATGACGCTGGGTGGCAGCCCGCTGCTCACCGCTGCTATAATGAATCTCGCTGGCGGCACCTCACCGGAGCGCGTGTTCGCGAAGGACACTATCACCATCCTCGCGCTGGGTGTAGATGCGAACTATGGCAAGAGAGGCTTCGTCACGTTCGACCACACGCGCAGCGACACGATGATGGTCGCACGGCTGGACCTGCGCCAGAAACGCGCCTTTCTCATCTCCATCCCGAGGGACACCTATGTGGAGATCCCTGGGCGACGGGGCCGCTCCAAGATCAACGCCGCTAACGCTTACGGCGGGCCCGCGTTGGCTAAAGCTACCGTCGAGAACATGCTGGGGGTCGAGATCGACTACGTGGTGACGCTGAACTACCAAGGCTTCAAGCGACTGGTGGACGAAGTCGGCGGCGTGTGGGTGGATGTCGAGAAGAACATGAAGTACACGGACCGCGCGGGGGGATTGTACATCAACCTGAAGAAAGGCCCTCAGGTGCTGAACGGCGAGCAGGCGATGGGCTACGTGCGCTTCCGGCATACCGACAGCGACTTCATGCGTGGGAAGCGACAACAGAACTTTCTTCTCGCACTACAGCGCCGAATCGCCGAACAGCCGCCCGTCGCGATTCCGCGCATCGCCGAGACCGTGCGCCGAAGCGTCACCGGACTAGACGCGAACCAGCTCGCCTCGCTGATGTTATGGGGGCGCAGCTTGAACCCCTCGACCGACGTGAAGAGTGTCATCCTGCCGACGCGCTTCATCAGTTCTGACGACTTCGCACCCGACTACGAAGCCATCTCTAGAATGCTGGACGCCGTGGACTGGCCGCGGCGGGGCGAGACCGCTTCGACCGGCTTCACGCCGCCAGGTTCGTGA
- a CDS encoding PDZ domain-containing protein — MSASGYYRFPAIYGDRIVFVSEDDLWEVPAAGGVARRLTANLGAVANPHFSPDGKTIAFTGREEGNPEVYVMPAEGGPVRRVTYLGCNSTVLGWTPCGSYILFSTDYGQPRDRIGYVHAIRPEGGMHEPWPVGPAVSIWVHCGRATVLGRNNNDPARWKRYRGGTAGDLWIDREGNGVFERLIQLKGNLARPMWIGERVYFISDHEGIANLYSCTPKGEDLKRHTHHSDYFVRFPNSDGKRIVYHSGADLYVYDIESDRYEKVNVEYTGSRAQRQRKFVDAAKYLETYDLHPEGHSLAINARGKSFVMGNWEGAVVSQGHPDAPARYRLTRWLNDGKRVLTVTDEGGDYALDIHDTKNGECKRIEGLDIGRPAEVRISPTADHALLANHRNELVFVDLEAGTCARVDASQARPIQGFCWSPDGRWAAYGLPLDNYVTAIKLWNRETGDTHFATEPVLHDVEPAFDPEGKYLYFLGMRVLNPVYDNLHFDLGFPKGMKPYVITLKADARSPFLPEPRPLEPAKPETSPAEEGEKKEEGPKPVEIDLDGITNRVLAFPVAEGIYQRIAGIPGKVLFTSVQPMGALDIPWPETEPSARATLEMFDFDTQKVEPLVQGMSGFTLSRDSKTMAYQAGARLRVVKAGAKPDERMEKEEPGRLSGWVNLTRIKLSVVPPVEWKQMAREAWRLQREHFWTEDMSQIEWDAVWDRYSPLIDRVSTRGEFSDLVWEMQGELGTSHAYEFGGDYRPEPTYPQGFLGADIAFDGTHYRFTSILPGAPGEDQCSSPLLAPGVNVSVGDALLAVNGRPLSKDFSPYQALVHQAESEVVLTIEGTDGARRDVTVKALKGEFKLRYREWVEANRRYVHEKTGGRVGYVHIPDMGPQGYAEFHRLFLAEVAREAMIVDVRYNRGGHVSCLLLEKLARKRIGYDVSRWGQPEPYPPFSVAGPMVALTNQWAGSDGDIVSHAWKLMGLGPLIGKRTWGGVIGIWPRNMLADGTITSQPEYSFWFFDVGWGVENYGTDPDVDIDITPQDYVAGRDPQMEKAIEMVQELLAKEPPPKPDFSKRPNLALPKLIQP; from the coding sequence ATGTCTGCATCCGGTTACTATCGTTTCCCCGCGATTTACGGCGACCGTATCGTGTTCGTATCCGAGGACGATCTGTGGGAGGTGCCCGCGGCGGGCGGCGTCGCGCGTCGCTTGACCGCGAATTTGGGTGCCGTCGCCAACCCGCATTTCTCGCCGGACGGCAAAACCATTGCCTTCACAGGGCGCGAAGAGGGCAACCCCGAGGTGTACGTGATGCCAGCCGAGGGCGGGCCCGTGCGCCGGGTCACCTACCTCGGCTGCAATAGCACGGTACTCGGGTGGACGCCGTGTGGCTCATATATCCTGTTCAGCACCGACTACGGACAACCACGGGACCGCATCGGCTACGTGCACGCGATCCGGCCGGAAGGTGGTATGCACGAGCCGTGGCCCGTCGGACCCGCCGTCAGCATCTGGGTGCACTGTGGAAGGGCTACCGTGCTGGGACGTAACAACAACGACCCTGCCAGGTGGAAGCGCTATCGTGGCGGCACCGCGGGCGATCTGTGGATCGACCGGGAGGGCAACGGGGTGTTCGAGCGTCTGATCCAGCTGAAGGGCAACCTCGCGAGACCGATGTGGATCGGCGAGCGGGTGTACTTCATCTCCGATCACGAGGGCATCGCGAACCTATACTCCTGCACGCCGAAAGGCGAGGACCTGAAGCGGCACACCCACCACTCCGACTACTTCGTGCGATTCCCTAACAGCGACGGAAAGCGAATCGTGTACCACTCTGGCGCGGACCTGTATGTGTACGACATCGAGTCCGACAGGTACGAAAAGGTGAACGTCGAGTACACGGGCTCGCGTGCGCAACGTCAACGGAAGTTCGTGGATGCCGCCAAGTATCTCGAAACCTACGACCTGCATCCCGAAGGGCACTCACTAGCCATCAACGCCCGTGGCAAGAGCTTCGTGATGGGCAATTGGGAGGGCGCGGTCGTGTCGCAAGGGCACCCCGATGCTCCTGCCAGGTATCGGCTGACGAGATGGCTGAACGACGGTAAGCGCGTGCTGACAGTCACGGACGAGGGGGGCGATTACGCACTCGATATCCATGACACGAAGAACGGCGAGTGCAAACGGATCGAAGGGTTGGACATCGGACGGCCAGCGGAAGTGCGCATCTCGCCCACCGCAGACCATGCACTGCTCGCGAATCATCGCAACGAGTTAGTGTTCGTGGATCTGGAAGCTGGCACGTGTGCGCGAGTGGACGCCAGCCAGGCACGTCCCATCCAGGGGTTTTGCTGGTCGCCGGACGGACGCTGGGCCGCCTACGGACTCCCGCTCGATAACTACGTGACGGCCATCAAGCTGTGGAACCGCGAGACGGGCGACACGCACTTTGCCACCGAGCCCGTGCTGCACGACGTCGAACCTGCGTTCGATCCGGAGGGCAAGTACCTCTATTTCCTCGGCATGCGAGTGCTGAACCCGGTTTATGACAACCTTCACTTCGATCTCGGCTTCCCCAAAGGGATGAAGCCGTATGTAATCACCCTGAAGGCGGATGCCCGCTCGCCGTTCTTACCAGAACCGCGCCCGCTCGAGCCGGCCAAGCCGGAGACGTCGCCCGCAGAAGAGGGCGAGAAGAAGGAAGAAGGCCCGAAGCCCGTGGAGATCGATCTGGACGGCATCACCAATCGCGTGCTGGCGTTCCCGGTTGCAGAGGGCATCTACCAGCGCATCGCCGGCATCCCCGGCAAGGTGCTATTCACCTCCGTACAGCCGATGGGCGCTCTGGACATCCCCTGGCCGGAGACCGAGCCTTCCGCGCGCGCAACGCTGGAGATGTTCGACTTCGATACGCAGAAGGTGGAGCCCCTGGTGCAAGGCATGAGTGGTTTCACCCTCTCTCGCGACTCGAAGACGATGGCATACCAGGCGGGGGCTCGGCTACGCGTCGTGAAGGCGGGTGCCAAACCAGACGAGAGGATGGAGAAGGAGGAGCCGGGACGACTGTCCGGATGGGTGAACCTGACACGTATCAAGTTGTCAGTGGTTCCTCCGGTCGAGTGGAAGCAGATGGCGCGAGAGGCGTGGCGGCTGCAGCGCGAGCACTTCTGGACCGAGGATATGTCGCAGATCGAGTGGGACGCGGTGTGGGACCGTTACTCACCGCTCATAGATCGTGTTAGCACTCGTGGAGAGTTCTCCGATTTGGTGTGGGAGATGCAAGGCGAGCTGGGCACCTCGCATGCCTATGAGTTCGGGGGCGACTACCGACCCGAACCCACCTATCCGCAGGGCTTCCTGGGTGCGGACATCGCCTTCGACGGGACCCACTATCGCTTCACTTCCATCCTGCCCGGCGCGCCGGGAGAGGATCAGTGCTCGTCACCCCTTCTGGCACCAGGAGTGAACGTAAGTGTCGGTGATGCACTGTTAGCTGTGAACGGTCGGCCGCTGTCCAAAGACTTCTCGCCCTACCAAGCGCTAGTCCACCAAGCAGAGTCGGAGGTAGTTCTGACAATCGAAGGTACGGACGGAGCCAGGCGCGATGTCACCGTCAAGGCGCTCAAAGGCGAGTTCAAACTGCGTTATCGAGAGTGGGTGGAAGCCAACCGGCGCTACGTGCACGAGAAGACCGGGGGCCGCGTCGGCTACGTACACATACCCGACATGGGACCCCAAGGCTATGCCGAGTTCCACCGCCTCTTCCTAGCCGAGGTGGCACGCGAGGCCATGATCGTGGATGTGCGCTACAACCGAGGCGGGCACGTATCATGCCTGCTGCTGGAAAAGCTGGCGCGCAAGCGGATCGGCTACGACGTGTCGCGCTGGGGCCAGCCCGAGCCCTATCCGCCCTTCTCGGTCGCGGGCCCGATGGTGGCGCTGACCAATCAGTGGGCCGGGTCCGACGGTGACATCGTGAGCCACGCGTGGAAGTTGATGGGCCTCGGGCCGCTGATCGGCAAACGCACGTGGGGTGGGGTGATAGGAATCTGGCCTCGCAACATGCTGGCCGACGGTACCATCACCTCGCAGCCGGAATACTCGTTCTGGTTCTTCGACGTGGGGTGGGGTGTGGAGAACTACGGCACCGACCCGGACGTGGACATAGACATCACGCCGCAAGACTACGTGGCGGGCCGCGATCCCCAGATGGAGAAGGCCATCGAGATGGTGCAGGAGCTGTTGGCGAAGGAGCCGCCGCCCAAGCCGGACTTCAGCAAGCGCCCGAATCTGGCGCTGCCGAAACTAATCCAACCCTAA
- a CDS encoding glycosyltransferase family 39 protein translates to MRPSTGWSWLVAALLVGVLLGFTASRFGLFDLDEGFYASAAAEMVRSGDYLTPRYAQKPFLEKPPLLYWCMAAFLRMGVPGESAVRLPSVLAATLLLIMVGWAAARRGAGVLAVVGLAVTPIFFGLGSLAYTDMLLTLFLTAALLLFWSSLTGGPAWLRGPMAICLGLATLTKGPVALVLFLLIAGITYWKIPSVRHAYRKWWVEAAILYVLVAVPWYYLIYKVHGSEFFSEFILRQNLGRFGGGDTAHAAPIYFYLPVLLVGMFPWSLYLPWLAVRSRGDAFHRYCWIWFWVVLVFFSLSGSKLPSYILPAFPAVALLLPIVPFEIRTSGSPSRAWATPLIATGVVALSGAVSLMMSTWNVPVGIGDALRLTALMLAVMLIVATLLTRVVRVEVAHCVTPVVIGVGIVLPLALVGIPAYYDETHRDVHVLAQRVKPLVEEGATYVLYRVRPGHPSVMFYMPKQGVSVGDVHAAKPYTGHGEVHITLREHVAELQQLGLTEIDAQGKYVAMRSAPAENEEP, encoded by the coding sequence ATGCGACCGAGCACCGGGTGGAGCTGGCTCGTTGCGGCTCTGCTCGTCGGCGTTCTTCTCGGGTTCACGGCGAGCCGGTTCGGGCTCTTCGACCTGGACGAGGGGTTCTACGCATCGGCTGCGGCGGAGATGGTGCGGAGCGGCGACTACCTCACGCCGCGGTACGCCCAGAAGCCCTTCTTGGAGAAGCCTCCGCTGCTCTATTGGTGCATGGCTGCATTTCTGCGCATGGGGGTCCCGGGCGAGTCGGCAGTGCGCTTGCCGTCCGTGCTTGCTGCAACCCTGCTCTTGATCATGGTAGGGTGGGCGGCTGCAAGGAGGGGAGCGGGAGTGCTCGCGGTCGTGGGGCTCGCCGTCACCCCGATCTTCTTCGGTCTGGGCAGCCTGGCCTACACGGATATGCTATTGACGCTCTTCCTCACCGCGGCGCTCCTGCTTTTCTGGAGCTCGCTGACCGGTGGTCCGGCGTGGCTACGCGGGCCGATGGCGATCTGCCTCGGACTCGCCACACTCACCAAAGGCCCCGTCGCGCTGGTGCTGTTTCTGCTGATCGCCGGGATCACCTACTGGAAGATTCCCTCCGTGCGTCATGCATATCGGAAGTGGTGGGTGGAAGCCGCCATCTTGTACGTATTGGTGGCCGTGCCTTGGTACTACCTCATCTACAAGGTGCACGGGTCGGAGTTCTTCTCCGAGTTCATTCTGCGGCAGAACCTCGGGAGATTCGGCGGCGGAGACACCGCGCACGCGGCGCCTATCTACTTTTACTTGCCGGTGCTCCTGGTGGGGATGTTCCCATGGTCGCTCTATCTGCCCTGGTTGGCCGTGCGCTCGCGCGGCGACGCCTTCCACCGTTACTGCTGGATATGGTTCTGGGTGGTGTTAGTGTTCTTCTCGCTGAGCGGCAGCAAGCTGCCCAGCTACATCCTTCCGGCGTTCCCTGCCGTCGCGTTGCTGCTACCCATCGTGCCCTTCGAAATAAGGACCAGCGGGTCGCCTTCGCGCGCGTGGGCGACGCCGCTGATCGCCACCGGCGTAGTAGCGCTTTCCGGCGCCGTCTCACTGATGATGAGCACGTGGAACGTACCGGTGGGAATAGGAGACGCATTGCGGCTGACCGCTCTGATGCTGGCAGTGATGCTGATAGTGGCAACGCTACTCACGCGAGTGGTGCGGGTGGAGGTGGCCCACTGCGTAACGCCGGTGGTCATCGGCGTCGGTATCGTACTACCATTGGCTCTCGTAGGCATACCCGCATACTATGACGAGACTCACCGGGATGTGCACGTGTTAGCACAGAGGGTGAAGCCGCTGGTAGAGGAGGGTGCGACATACGTCCTCTACCGCGTCCGACCTGGGCATCCCAGCGTAATGTTCTACATGCCCAAGCAGGGTGTCAGCGTCGGCGACGTGCACGCCGCCAAGCCGTATACCGGGCACGGCGAGGTGCATATCACCTTGCGCGAGCACGTCGCAGAGCTGCAGCAGCTCGGGCTGACCGAGATTGATGCACAGGGCAAGTATGTTGCGATGCGTTCGGCGCCAGCCGAAAACGAGGAGCCCTAG
- a CDS encoding RidA family protein, whose protein sequence is MITKAIAPEAAPPASGAYSPALRVGDWVFVSGQRGISPTTGRLEAGTVHAETQRALLNIAALLQAAGTSVDCIVSVDVCMSDLSLLPELDRAFEEFFDAPLPARSVMQAALQDGAMVQISCVAYCGR, encoded by the coding sequence ATGATCACCAAAGCCATCGCCCCCGAGGCCGCTCCGCCCGCCAGCGGAGCGTACTCACCCGCCCTTCGAGTGGGAGACTGGGTGTTCGTATCCGGTCAGCGGGGGATTAGTCCCACTACGGGACGCCTGGAGGCAGGGACGGTGCACGCGGAAACGCAGCGCGCCCTGCTGAACATCGCCGCGCTGCTCCAGGCCGCTGGGACATCGGTGGACTGCATCGTCTCCGTGGACGTGTGCATGAGCGATCTAAGCCTGCTTCCGGAGCTGGATCGAGCCTTCGAGGAGTTTTTCGATGCACCTCTACCCGCGAGGTCCGTGATGCAGGCGGCGCTGCAAGACGGGGCCATGGTGCAGATCTCCTGCGTGGCCTACTGCGGCCGCTAG